From the genome of Leptotrichia hongkongensis, one region includes:
- the rpmF gene encoding 50S ribosomal protein L32, with the protein MAVPKKRTSKAKRNMRRSHDSIKAPNIVVEADGSIRRPHRLNLETGVYRGRQVLAGNEAADAE; encoded by the coding sequence ATGGCAGTACCTAAGAAAAGAACTTCTAAAGCAAAAAGAAATATGAGAAGATCACATGATTCTATCAAAGCTCCAAACATTGTTGTAGAAGCTGATGGATCAATAAGAAGACCACACAGATTAAACTTAGAAACAGGAGTTTACAGAGGTAGACAAGTGTTAGCAGGTAACGAAGCAGCTGATGCTGAATAG
- a CDS encoding beta-ketoacyl-ACP synthase III, which yields MKVGILGTGSYVPEKIMTNDDLGKIVDTNDEWITVRTGIRERRIIDENEGTSDLAFRAAQKAIEDAGIDKNEIDLIIVATMTSDYGTPSTAALVQDKLGINAAAFDLSAACTGFVYAYSAGHSFVKAGIYKKVLVIGAEAMSRVVDWTDRGTCILFGDGAGAVVLGEVETGGYLASHLVADGSGACELLVPAGGTKEPVSKEKIDNKDIYLKMNGREIFKFAVRVFPETVEDVLTQAGITADDVDLFIPHQANIRIIESIAKRFKQPLDKFFVNLDKYGNTSAGSIPIALDEAIKEGKLKKGDKFVATGFGGGLTYGSILVEISK from the coding sequence ATGAAAGTTGGAATTTTAGGAACAGGATCTTATGTACCTGAAAAGATAATGACAAACGATGATTTGGGAAAGATTGTGGATACAAATGATGAGTGGATAACAGTTAGAACCGGTATCAGGGAAAGAAGAATTATAGATGAGAATGAAGGAACATCAGATTTAGCATTTAGGGCTGCACAAAAAGCAATTGAGGATGCAGGAATTGATAAAAATGAAATTGACTTAATTATTGTTGCAACTATGACATCTGATTATGGAACTCCATCAACTGCCGCACTTGTTCAGGATAAATTGGGAATAAATGCAGCAGCATTTGACTTGAGTGCAGCTTGTACGGGGTTTGTTTACGCTTACTCTGCTGGACATAGTTTTGTTAAAGCTGGGATTTATAAGAAAGTATTGGTTATTGGAGCAGAAGCAATGTCAAGAGTAGTTGACTGGACTGACAGGGGAACTTGTATTCTATTTGGAGATGGTGCAGGAGCTGTTGTACTTGGAGAAGTAGAAACTGGAGGATACTTAGCGAGTCATCTTGTAGCTGACGGTTCTGGAGCATGTGAATTATTAGTGCCTGCAGGAGGTACTAAAGAGCCTGTATCTAAAGAAAAGATTGATAATAAGGATATTTATCTGAAAATGAATGGAAGAGAAATTTTTAAATTTGCAGTAAGGGTTTTCCCAGAAACTGTAGAAGATGTATTGACTCAGGCTGGAATAACTGCTGATGATGTTGATTTATTTATTCCACATCAGGCAAATATCAGAATTATTGAGTCAATTGCAAAAAGATTTAAGCAACCACTTGATAAATTTTTTGTAAATTTGGATAAATATGGAAATACTTCGGCTGGATCAATTCCGATAGCACTTGATGAGGCAATAAAGGAAGGAAAACTTAAGAAGGGTGATAAGTTTGTTGCTACTGGATTTGGTGGTGGACTGACTTATGGTTCGATTTTGGTAGAAATTTCAAAATAG
- the fabD gene encoding ACP S-malonyltransferase, which produces MSKIAFVFPGQGTQYAGMGKKLYDEVNDDNKKLIDEIFKNNEDVKRVIFEGTDEELKNTKYAQPAIALFSVVLTKLLKEKGINADFVAGHSLGEYSSLYAAGVLNEIDTLKLISKRGEIMSSANIDGGMAAILGLSAENVENICGEIDGIVEAVNYNEPKQTVIAGEKEVIEKNLELFKEKGARRALPLAVSGPFHSSLMKPVAEILKKEFENYTWNNPATPIIANTTANILNSADEIQNELYSQTFGPVKWVDTINKLAENGVTKIYEIGPGKVLAGLIKKINKEIEVINIENVENLSDLID; this is translated from the coding sequence ATGTCAAAAATTGCTTTTGTATTCCCAGGACAAGGGACTCAGTATGCTGGGATGGGAAAAAAGTTGTATGATGAAGTGAACGATGATAATAAAAAATTAATTGATGAGATTTTTAAAAACAATGAAGATGTGAAAAGAGTTATTTTTGAGGGAACAGATGAGGAGCTAAAAAATACAAAATATGCACAGCCTGCAATTGCACTATTTTCAGTTGTTTTAACAAAATTATTGAAAGAAAAAGGTATAAATGCTGATTTTGTGGCTGGACATAGTTTGGGAGAATACAGTTCCTTATATGCGGCTGGAGTTTTAAATGAAATCGATACATTAAAATTGATTTCAAAAAGAGGGGAAATAATGAGCAGTGCCAATATTGATGGTGGAATGGCTGCAATATTGGGACTTAGTGCAGAAAATGTGGAAAATATATGTGGTGAAATTGATGGAATTGTGGAGGCAGTAAACTATAATGAGCCAAAACAGACAGTTATTGCTGGAGAGAAAGAAGTAATTGAAAAAAATCTTGAACTGTTTAAGGAAAAAGGAGCAAGAAGAGCATTGCCTCTAGCAGTTTCAGGACCTTTTCATTCATCATTAATGAAACCTGTTGCAGAAATTTTGAAAAAAGAATTTGAAAACTACACTTGGAATAATCCAGCGACTCCGATTATTGCGAATACCACAGCAAATATTTTAAATTCTGCTGATGAAATTCAAAATGAACTGTACAGTCAAACATTCGGACCAGTAAAATGGGTAGACACAATAAATAAACTGGCTGAAAATGGAGTTACAAAAATTTATGAAATCGGACCTGGAAAAGTATTGGCAGGACTAATTAAGAAAATTAATAAAGAAATTGAAGTTATTAATATTGAAAATGTTGAAAATTTATCAGATTTAATAGATTAA
- a CDS encoding type II secretion system protein has protein sequence MDKVLKKEKSKIEKMKRREKLKELRDREKGFTLVEVILVVAIITIISAIAVPQVGKYLNKANRSKVIGAVAELNNTTTSWSIDHGGDAPKNLQDILTEHGNLNKLGIGLDNNGKFKIGNIEGNVVYQNGEVFAKVSAGSKAFAGEEIRK, from the coding sequence GTGGATAAGGTTTTAAAAAAAGAAAAGAGTAAAATTGAAAAAATGAAAAGAAGGGAGAAGCTCAAAGAATTAAGGGATAGAGAAAAAGGGTTTACGCTTGTAGAGGTGATACTGGTAGTGGCGATTATTACGATAATATCGGCAATTGCAGTACCACAAGTTGGGAAATATTTAAATAAGGCTAATAGAAGCAAGGTAATTGGAGCAGTTGCGGAACTTAATAATACGACAACTTCTTGGAGCATTGATCATGGTGGAGATGCACCTAAGAATTTACAGGATATTTTAACAGAGCATGGAAATCTAAATAAACTTGGAATTGGGCTTGATAACAACGGGAAATTTAAGATTGGAAATATTGAAGGAAATGTAGTTTATCAGAATGGAGAAGTTTTTGCCAAAGTATCTGCAGGAAGTAAGGCTTTTGCAGGGGAAGAAATTAGGAAATAA
- a CDS encoding prepilin peptidase encodes MDIVLEIVKYCIFFRIIWIDLKKRIIPEESFVILLALGLISAIQNINLEGYYLGICAYSMPMIVLYILEDYFGKTLIGFGDVKLMMGIGGILGYFGVEKIINFYMILYIFSGIVAFLFLFLKKWKKYEYIPFAPFIIISYVIFEIFGK; translated from the coding sequence ATGGATATTGTGCTTGAAATTGTGAAATATTGTATTTTTTTTAGAATTATCTGGATTGATTTGAAAAAAAGGATTATTCCTGAAGAAAGTTTTGTTATTTTACTTGCATTAGGATTGATATCAGCAATTCAAAATATTAATTTAGAAGGTTATTATCTGGGAATTTGTGCTTATTCAATGCCAATGATAGTACTTTATATTTTAGAAGATTATTTTGGAAAAACGTTGATAGGCTTTGGAGATGTGAAACTGATGATGGGAATTGGTGGTATTTTGGGATATTTTGGAGTGGAGAAGATTATAAATTTTTATATGATTTTGTATATTTTTTCTGGAATAGTTGCTTTTTTATTTTTATTTTTGAAAAAGTGGAAAAAGTATGAATATATTCCATTTGCACCATTTATAATCATAAGTTATGTTATTTTTGAAATTTTTGGAAAATAA
- a CDS encoding type IV pilus modification PilV family protein: MRRNKGETLIESLISMFFVTVIIVPVANLFLQTFKTDIKVDNLNEKNVNIENMVEILKAKKYDEIVNFIGKYEISKVDDFYNRFAIEKKYQFLKKLEQKLDKKGKFQEDKINLEIKKADGYFMNEFGQKEYIFEINIDKIKDYYFPNIDESS; encoded by the coding sequence ATGAGAAGGAATAAGGGAGAAACGTTAATTGAGAGTTTAATTTCGATGTTTTTTGTAACAGTTATCATTGTACCAGTTGCAAATTTATTTTTACAGACATTTAAAACGGATATTAAAGTTGATAATTTAAATGAAAAAAATGTAAACATTGAAAATATGGTTGAAATATTAAAGGCAAAAAAATATGATGAAATTGTAAATTTTATCGGAAAATATGAGATTTCAAAAGTAGATGATTTTTATAATAGATTTGCAATTGAGAAAAAATATCAATTTTTGAAAAAATTGGAACAAAAACTAGATAAAAAGGGAAAGTTTCAGGAAGATAAAATAAATTTAGAAATAAAGAAGGCGGATGGGTATTTTATGAATGAGTTTGGACAGAAAGAATATATTTTTGAAATAAATATTGATAAAATAAAGGATTATTATTTTCCAAATATTGATGAAAGCAGTTAA
- a CDS encoding prepilin-type N-terminal cleavage/methylation domain-containing protein encodes MKKREGYLLVEILISMFIFSVLVFVISAFLKRVVIVEKAKKDNQKMYEKMYFSMDKIVLDIKNRDIQGFSYEGENNNIFVKENQIVFKLNELFYKIEFDKGKLYISDAENLKKFGSRAEVGKFREAKFEKVGELFVIRLNSNKNNSVRAVRI; translated from the coding sequence ATGAAAAAAAGAGAAGGATATTTATTAGTCGAAATATTAATAAGTATGTTTATATTTTCTGTTCTTGTATTCGTAATTTCTGCGTTCTTAAAACGTGTGGTTATTGTGGAAAAGGCAAAGAAGGATAATCAGAAAATGTATGAGAAAATGTATTTTTCGATGGATAAAATTGTTTTGGATATAAAGAATAGAGATATTCAAGGATTTTCTTATGAAGGAGAGAATAATAACATTTTTGTTAAAGAAAATCAAATAGTTTTTAAATTGAATGAGCTATTTTACAAAATTGAATTTGATAAAGGAAAATTGTATATTTCTGATGCGGAAAATTTGAAAAAATTTGGAAGTAGAGCAGAAGTTGGAAAATTTCGTGAGGCAAAGTTTGAGAAAGTGGGAGAATTATTCGTTATTAGATTAAATAGTAATAAAAATAATAGTGTTAGGGCTGTGAGAATTTAA
- a CDS encoding type II secretion system protein GspD — protein sequence MKKKRSYRLLIVCFFAFWIALSNVFGAKTADYVNKSDVENAKKIFIYEVPKKVQAEKKENSDNKRKNSNKQDNKNNNSVTKKEENKNQGQNQNNVQQTVKEVKKKTGEVDLEYRNVKDIIEALNGFFGFEVIGIDNKVIFSGDESKVEEMKRIIKSLDKEKEQIIIKGTIIDTSSNLFERLGIDWSINSNNSNATKDNLVAKFLNGEVSIASIFSKGGRFLGIDFNLLKENGDIRIEAMPTLMIMENEEGELKVTEEVLVGEKKTTKKDTEYVEPIFSEAGIVFRINPEIRKINGIKKILLKIDTEISNFKLTSSYNASSGAKQKNQTKTTITLNNGGSTFIGGLKQDVSKETIRRVPVLSKIPIIGPLFKYRRTNREMRDIYIEIEAVIQDKTQ from the coding sequence TTGAAAAAAAAGAGAAGTTACAGATTGTTAATTGTTTGCTTTTTTGCTTTTTGGATTGCTTTGAGTAATGTTTTTGGAGCAAAAACGGCTGATTATGTAAATAAGAGTGATGTGGAAAATGCTAAAAAAATATTTATTTATGAAGTTCCGAAGAAAGTGCAGGCTGAAAAAAAGGAAAATAGTGATAATAAGAGGAAAAATAGTAATAAGCAGGATAATAAAAATAATAATTCTGTAACTAAAAAAGAAGAAAATAAGAATCAGGGACAGAATCAGAATAATGTACAGCAGACTGTAAAGGAAGTTAAAAAGAAAACTGGAGAAGTTGATTTGGAATACAGAAATGTAAAGGATATTATCGAGGCACTTAATGGATTTTTTGGATTTGAAGTTATTGGAATTGATAATAAAGTAATTTTTAGTGGAGATGAGAGTAAAGTTGAGGAGATGAAAAGGATCATAAAGTCGCTAGATAAGGAAAAGGAGCAGATTATAATAAAGGGAACTATAATTGATACAAGTTCAAATTTATTTGAGCGGCTTGGAATCGACTGGAGCATAAATAGTAATAATTCTAATGCGACTAAGGATAATCTAGTAGCAAAATTTTTGAATGGAGAAGTTTCGATTGCGTCAATTTTTTCAAAAGGAGGACGATTTTTAGGAATAGATTTTAATTTGCTGAAGGAAAATGGAGATATACGGATTGAGGCCATGCCGACACTTATGATTATGGAAAATGAGGAAGGAGAATTAAAGGTTACAGAGGAAGTGCTTGTTGGAGAAAAAAAGACTACAAAGAAAGATACAGAATATGTAGAGCCAATTTTTTCTGAAGCTGGTATAGTCTTTAGAATAAATCCTGAAATTAGAAAAATTAACGGAATAAAGAAAATATTGCTCAAAATTGATACGGAAATAAGCAATTTTAAGCTAACTTCAAGCTATAACGCATCTTCTGGAGCTAAACAGAAGAATCAGACTAAAACAACAATTACGTTGAATAATGGTGGATCGACTTTCATTGGAGGATTAAAGCAGGATGTGAGCAAAGAAACGATAAGAAGAGTGCCAGTGTTATCAAAAATTCCTATAATTGGTCCATTGTTTAAGTATCGACGTACTAATAGGGAAATGCGGGATATTTACATTGAAATTGAAGCAGTGATTCAAGATAAAACTCAATAA
- the rfaE1 gene encoding D-glycero-beta-D-manno-heptose-7-phosphate kinase, with translation MISIQRLEEIIKKFNSVRIAVIGDMMLDEYLIGKVNRISPEAPVPIVNIEEERFVLGGASNVANNLTSLEAKVFVYGVIGNDANGEKFIKELEDKNVNPAGIVKDETRPTIIKSRVLSQGQQLLRLDWEKDTDISEDIQNQLLENFEKNIENIDAVLISDYNKGLLTKYLSEKVIEIAKKHNKKVMVDPKPQNFKNYIGATSMTPNRKEILDYFGMKKFTSEEEIAQKMAQLKEDLKLDSVVLTRSEEGVSLFRTKHKRIPTVAREVYDVTGAGDTFISTFLLSICAGADLYEAGVIANMASGIVVAKIGTATATQDEIIEFYKDNDNILKNI, from the coding sequence ATGATTTCAATTCAAAGGCTTGAAGAAATAATAAAAAAATTTAACAGTGTTAGAATTGCTGTAATTGGTGATATGATGCTGGATGAGTACCTAATTGGGAAAGTTAACAGGATTTCTCCGGAGGCACCTGTTCCGATTGTAAATATTGAAGAGGAAAGATTTGTTTTAGGAGGAGCTTCAAATGTAGCAAATAACTTGACTTCGCTTGAAGCAAAAGTTTTTGTTTACGGAGTAATTGGTAATGATGCAAATGGAGAAAAATTTATAAAGGAACTTGAAGATAAAAACGTTAATCCTGCTGGAATTGTGAAGGATGAAACACGTCCAACAATTATTAAAAGTAGAGTTTTGTCACAAGGTCAACAGTTACTTAGATTAGACTGGGAAAAAGATACTGATATTTCAGAAGATATTCAAAATCAACTTTTGGAAAATTTTGAAAAAAATATTGAAAATATTGATGCAGTACTGATTTCTGACTATAATAAGGGACTTCTTACAAAATATTTATCAGAAAAAGTAATCGAGATAGCAAAGAAACATAATAAAAAAGTAATGGTTGATCCAAAGCCGCAAAACTTTAAAAATTATATTGGAGCAACTTCAATGACTCCAAACAGAAAAGAAATTTTAGATTATTTTGGAATGAAAAAATTTACGAGCGAGGAAGAAATTGCTCAAAAAATGGCTCAGTTAAAGGAGGATTTAAAGCTGGACAGCGTTGTGCTTACTCGAAGTGAAGAGGGAGTTTCGTTATTTAGAACAAAACATAAGAGGATACCGACTGTAGCAAGGGAAGTTTATGATGTTACAGGGGCTGGGGACACCTTTATATCGACATTTTTACTTTCAATATGTGCTGGAGCGGATTTATATGAGGCTGGGGTAATTGCGAATATGGCATCTGGAATTGTAGTGGCAAAAATAGGAACGGCTACTGCAACGCAAGATGAAATAATAGAATTTTACAAGGATAATGACAATATATTAAAAAATATATAA
- a CDS encoding ROK family protein, with protein MAIIAAVEAGGTKFICGLGTEDGKIIDRINIPTTTPEETMAQVIEYFKDKEFDVMGVGSFGPIDPVKGSKTYGYITKTPKPHWSDYNLIGELKKHYDVPMEFDTDVNGAALAESWWGAGKNLKNVMYITVGTGIGAGAVVDGKMLQGLTHPEMGHIFLKRHKDDKFEGRCPFHKDCMEGMAAGPAIEDRWGKKGFELADRDEVWDMEAYYLAQAVVNYTLILSPQKIIMGGGVMKQQQLFPLIRKYVLEFLNGYVQKEEILEKIEDYVVYPGLGDEAGFIGSIALGKIALENSKK; from the coding sequence ATGGCAATTATTGCAGCAGTTGAAGCTGGGGGAACAAAATTTATATGTGGATTGGGAACTGAAGATGGTAAAATTATTGATAGAATAAATATTCCAACTACAACTCCTGAAGAAACAATGGCACAAGTTATTGAATATTTTAAAGACAAGGAATTTGATGTGATGGGAGTTGGGAGCTTTGGGCCGATTGATCCTGTAAAAGGCTCTAAAACTTACGGATATATTACAAAAACTCCAAAACCTCACTGGAGTGATTACAATTTAATTGGAGAATTGAAAAAACATTATGATGTTCCAATGGAATTTGATACAGATGTGAACGGAGCAGCACTTGCAGAAAGCTGGTGGGGTGCTGGGAAAAATCTGAAAAATGTTATGTATATTACTGTTGGAACTGGAATTGGGGCTGGAGCGGTTGTTGATGGGAAAATGCTTCAAGGTTTGACTCACCCTGAAATGGGACACATATTTTTGAAAAGACATAAAGATGATAAATTTGAAGGAAGATGCCCTTTTCATAAGGACTGTATGGAAGGAATGGCAGCAGGTCCTGCAATAGAAGATAGATGGGGTAAAAAAGGATTTGAACTTGCCGATAGAGATGAAGTTTGGGACATGGAAGCATATTACTTGGCTCAGGCTGTTGTGAATTACACTTTAATTTTATCGCCACAAAAAATAATTATGGGTGGAGGAGTTATGAAACAGCAGCAACTGTTCCCATTAATTAGAAAATATGTACTGGAATTTTTAAACGGTTATGTTCAAAAAGAGGAAATTTTAGAAAAAATTGAAGATTATGTTGTTTATCCAGGGCTTGGGGATGAAGCTGGATTTATCGGATCGATTGCATTGGGAAAAATTGCGTTGGAAAACAGTAAAAAATAA
- a CDS encoding type II secretion system F family protein, producing MINIVKNNKSGINEKELLSFTKSVYYLLNGKISLIDTLGIVAQNYSGDLKSKIIGTKQQIEKGVSLHRAFSKITMNKEFMEMIKIGEETGNLEIVFKNLYEKYEFNQKIKKDVKNLSIYPVTVIVTALVIVFILLKFVVPKFVLIYSDIGQELPKITQIVINISKITDKYSVFILIAIIFFIFGLKNWKEKNEKNFEKIFLKTKMIGQMYKNICILNFTRNMYSLTDANVPLIQSLKMCTNSKSHILNEEVKKIILKIEKGESIQKSFKNTTFFDNEYISFLTIGEKTGEMKISFFNLNEIYYEKVSEKIKWFLKMFEPLSIIFIGVIIGIIVFSVMLPIFKMGEML from the coding sequence ATGATAAATATTGTAAAAAATAATAAAAGTGGAATTAATGAAAAAGAATTGTTATCATTTACTAAAAGTGTATATTATTTATTAAATGGTAAAATTTCACTAATTGATACACTTGGAATTGTTGCACAGAATTATAGTGGAGATTTGAAAAGTAAGATAATTGGTACAAAACAGCAAATTGAAAAGGGAGTTTCTCTTCATAGGGCTTTTTCAAAGATTACTATGAATAAGGAATTTATGGAAATGATTAAAATCGGAGAAGAAACTGGAAATTTGGAAATAGTTTTTAAGAATCTGTATGAAAAGTACGAGTTTAATCAGAAAATAAAAAAAGATGTGAAAAATTTGAGCATTTATCCAGTAACAGTTATAGTTACAGCATTAGTAATTGTGTTTATATTGTTAAAGTTTGTTGTACCTAAATTTGTACTAATTTATTCTGACATTGGGCAGGAATTGCCAAAAATTACGCAAATTGTGATAAATATTAGTAAAATAACGGATAAATATAGTGTCTTTATTTTAATTGCCATAATTTTTTTTATTTTTGGATTAAAGAATTGGAAAGAAAAAAATGAAAAGAATTTTGAAAAAATTTTTTTAAAAACAAAAATGATTGGGCAAATGTATAAAAATATTTGCATATTGAATTTTACTAGAAATATGTATTCTTTGACAGATGCCAATGTTCCATTGATTCAATCTTTAAAAATGTGTACGAATTCCAAAAGTCATATATTGAATGAAGAAGTAAAAAAGATTATTTTGAAAATAGAAAAAGGAGAAAGTATCCAAAAATCTTTTAAAAATACAACTTTTTTTGATAATGAATATATTAGTTTTCTCACTATTGGGGAAAAGACTGGAGAAATGAAAATTTCTTTTTTTAATTTAAATGAAATTTATTATGAAAAAGTGAGTGAAAAGATAAAATGGTTCTTGAAAATGTTTGAGCCACTTTCTATAATTTTTATTGGAGTAATTATCGGAATTATTGTATTTTCAGTTATGTTGCCTATTTTTAAAATGGGGGAAATGCTCTAA
- a CDS encoding O-methyltransferase, translating into MIENFIESSKYAQNLFKIKNEIIHEIKNESLDENVPIITDEVLNYMIFTARNIKAENILEIGTATGYSGLFLAQIANENSGFLTTMEIDEIRYGKAVENFKKLGLFEKNKMILGDALEEIPKLNKNMKYDFIFIDASKGQYLKFFEMSYELLNENGIIFIDNLMFRGLVATDKKEIPKRYKTIVKRLKEFIEKLNEEYNFVLLPFGDGVGIVKK; encoded by the coding sequence ATGATAGAAAATTTTATAGAATCATCGAAATACGCACAGAATTTATTTAAAATAAAGAATGAAATTATACACGAGATAAAAAACGAAAGTTTAGATGAAAATGTGCCGATTATTACAGATGAAGTGCTAAATTATATGATTTTTACAGCTAGAAATATTAAAGCTGAAAATATTTTGGAAATTGGAACTGCGACAGGCTATTCAGGGCTATTTTTGGCACAAATCGCTAATGAAAATAGCGGATTTTTGACAACAATGGAAATTGACGAAATTCGTTATGGAAAAGCTGTGGAAAATTTCAAGAAACTTGGATTATTCGAAAAGAATAAGATGATTTTGGGAGATGCTTTGGAGGAAATTCCAAAACTTAATAAAAATATGAAATATGATTTTATTTTTATTGATGCTTCAAAAGGGCAGTATTTGAAGTTTTTTGAAATGAGTTATGAACTTCTCAATGAAAATGGAATTATTTTTATTGATAATCTAATGTTTCGTGGACTGGTTGCAACAGATAAGAAAGAAATTCCGAAAAGATATAAGACGATTGTAAAAAGGCTTAAAGAGTTTATAGAAAAATTGAATGAAGAGTATAATTTTGTACTGCTTCCGTTTGGAGATGGAGTTGGGATAGTAAAAAAATAA
- a CDS encoding endonuclease/exonuclease/phosphatase family protein — protein MKFLLYNIRYGTGKYLNQPFKHIRGYLGHSVKHIYRIGKFINKYKPDIVGLVEVDLGSFRMYSRNQATLLGRITRNNNVYQYKYEEDSNYMKFPMVRKQGNALLSKKPVLREEFHYLDIGMKKLIIEVETKDVVVFLVHLALGGKTRQKQIVQLYNIIKNCGKPVIVAGDFNVFWGEEEIEMFLQASNLKNVNTRKDPTFPSWNPKRELDFVLCSKEIKVKSYEVIQTQLSDHLPILVDFEIMH, from the coding sequence ATGAAATTTCTTTTGTATAATATTCGATATGGAACAGGAAAGTATCTGAATCAGCCATTTAAGCATATACGAGGATATTTAGGGCATTCAGTAAAACACATTTATCGGATTGGGAAATTTATAAATAAGTATAAGCCTGATATTGTGGGACTTGTAGAAGTTGATCTTGGTTCATTTAGAATGTATAGCAGAAATCAGGCTACACTTCTTGGAAGAATTACTAGAAATAATAATGTTTATCAGTACAAATATGAGGAAGATTCCAACTATATGAAATTTCCGATGGTAAGAAAGCAAGGAAATGCATTACTTTCTAAAAAACCTGTTTTACGGGAAGAATTTCATTATCTGGATATTGGAATGAAAAAATTGATTATTGAGGTGGAAACAAAAGATGTAGTAGTATTTCTAGTTCATTTGGCACTTGGTGGAAAAACAAGACAAAAACAGATTGTGCAGCTTTACAATATTATAAAAAATTGTGGAAAGCCAGTTATAGTTGCTGGAGATTTTAATGTGTTCTGGGGAGAAGAGGAAATTGAGATGTTTTTACAGGCTTCCAATTTAAAAAATGTGAATACGAGGAAAGATCCGACTTTTCCAAGCTGGAATCCAAAGCGGGAACTTGATTTTGTACTTTGTTCAAAGGAAATAAAAGTAAAAAGTTATGAAGTTATACAAACACAGCTTTCAGATCATTTGCCAATATTAGTTGATTTTGAAATTATGCATTGA